ACAAAATAGTTATTGAGTCTCaaactaatttaaaactttttagaaaaacaaaagctaattttaaagatgaTTTGATCCATTTCTAGTTGCCTATATACAATATACATGCAATAAAAACTAGCTTACTTAGTGCATaaaaatttttacataaatattacaataaagtTTATTGAAGTTGCATTACtttaacaagttttttttaaataaaaaaatatgagcaAAACATAAATCATTTTACTAAAGTTTCATGAAAgctattttaaatgaaatttgattTCTATACACGACCACGATCAGGACCATTATAGAGTTTTTTACGGTGTGAAATGTCTTTTTAAGAACAAAGAGATCATTATAAACATAGTATATATAACTTTcgaaataataaaagttatcaTGTACGTCGATTTGTGATAaaaagataatgtaaaaaaaCTTAGTACATGagctatttatttatatttttcttataagaaAGTTATTGATATGTAGTTTCTATCACTTTTGTCATTAATAACTTTacgaaaagaaatataaatagattATCTTAATCTAATTATGGTTTTGGTGGTCTAGATAATTTTTTGTGTGTAGTTAATTAGAATTGGAATGTGTAAATGatcctaaattttaaattcaataaatcAGATTCAACCTaacaatgtaataaaaatattattttatcatttgaatattattaatatatgttataaaGATGATTTCTCGTTtgcaaatattaagaaaattaaaaatatttattttgaagtacttatttcttaaaaattccATGTTTTTTAGAATTACTCAATTTGATGATCCACTCAACAAATCTAACACtaatcaaaaatatatatacaatgtATAATTAGATTAAGTAAAAGGGTATATTAAACTTCAGTCAACATAAACTAGTTCACCCTTATTACCAAATTCTttcatttcaataatatttttttcattgagaGTGCTTGAACTTCAAAACCTTAAAAACAAATAAGTCTTCCCCACTAATGATATATAGGTCTTGCTACCTTTAAATTTTGgtaaaagtatgaaaaaaaaaactacgatttccttaaataaataagaacattttaaaaacactttttttaaagtatgattgttttttatctttcaccaatatttataacaaacaaaataagcTAAGATTAGTTGAGCTTTACTTGgtaaaatataagatttaatACTTAATACTTAAACTTCACTTGAATTTAggcttaatttttttctaccCAACTCCGATTCGCTTACCTAATAACATGTTTTATCATGTTCACAAAAGTCAATTAACTttgacaccacaccacaagttAAAAAACACTAGGAACATTCGGTTAGAGAGACTAATATgtattttgtttgaaatataaACTCTTTTCTAAACTTGACAAAACAAAACGGCAAAGAGAACACAAAAGGAATTTTCAAGGAAAAGGAAAGAACTGAGGTTGTGTTTTGGTATTTCTTGGATGTTAGCTGAGTAGTGCTTCCCTCTCCATAATCACCCAAACTATGTCCAAACACTTTTCTTAATCCTTACTATGTTCCAAAAATATCATCATCAACAAACATCTCGATTTTAATTAGCTGAATTTGTGTAACTTAGTTTGCAGTCATATTCAATAATTGATTGAACATACTTTATGAGATGAAAACAAGATATACTATGCAATATGCAATATGCATTTAATACTACAAATTTTGCAAATGTAACCGGGCAAACAACTccactaataataatagtacaaattacatttagtaaaaataacacGGTAAGCaatttaataacaataactTTCTGTTATTGATCCACTCCATAACTACAATAAAAAAGGGGGTTCTTATGAAGTTCAAATACTGATAAAGCAACCATTTGCCACAGCAAATGGCAAAATCATTATTCATTACCTTATTCATTCCATGGCCTTGGTCGTCATCAAAATAGTTTGTGCGAGAAACTGGTATCCCTCCTCCCTACCAGCCAAGCTCAACCAGAGCTAAAAACCCAAAAACTGTACTGAGATTGACTGGGGCTATATATGATAAGATAAATGCTACAGGTTGTAAATGGAGATGTTGGCTAATTGCAAAGTAAAAGACACCGGATGAAGGTGGCCACAAGGTGAAGCAAACTAACACTCATAATGCTTTCAAAGCAGAGGACACACAACCTCAATCTCAATTGATAATTTCCCTGACAAGCCAATCCAAACTAGGATATGCAAAGTACAACGTGAGAAATGACGGGAGAGCAAACAGAATGGTAATAAGTATATACAGAGCCAAAATGGCTGCACTGGCTGGTATTGCATATAAgacaatcaaaagaaaaataatgatcaATGGGAACTTTGCAGTCAAGTGAATAAATAAAAGCAGCGACTTCCGCAGGGATGTATGCAGGGTTTCTATACTAAGGTAATTACTGGTATTTCCATGACTCTGATTGGAAACTGGAGACTCTGGATGGCAAATTTGTTCTCTCTGAAGGCTGCCATGGCTTACTTGACTTACAGTTGCTAAGCTGTCTTTAATTTGCCAAACTGGTTGATGATCCCCACAAACAGTAGAATGTGACTTCACTCCATCACCGTTCATGCTCTCAACCATCCAAAGAAGAAAATAGTTCTTGCGAGGGAATTTCAGATTTCCCTGGTATACTAAACGCAGAGACAAAAGGTTACACCATGGGCAGGAGATAAACAGTGGAAGCTGAATTGGCAGTGTTGGAAATTTCACCACAGCCCATTGTAATCCAAGGATGCAATTTTTACAAAGAGTGTGACCACACCATAAGACATAAGGCACATTTTCAACAATGTTAAAGGATTCCCAGCATATTGGGCATTCCAGCCTTTCCTCTCTGCTCACCATAGAAGTGTCGTCATCAGAATATTCTGAAGCAGGTTGAATTGACTTTGGAGAATCATATTCATTTTTCAGACCCACACTTCCAGAAATGAGACTAGATGCAAAGTTCCACATTCTGAATCACGTTACAATACTATAGCAATAACCATGAATCAGGCATCATTTGGTCCTCAATTTGGCCATTATCGGTGACATCAAAGCATCAAAACAAGTGTCAGAACACGCCCTGCAACACGTTCACATTATATAGAGAAGTGATGTATTAACAGAAAT
This region of Vigna unguiculata cultivar IT97K-499-35 chromosome 5, ASM411807v1, whole genome shotgun sequence genomic DNA includes:
- the LOC114183451 gene encoding uncharacterized protein LOC114183451 produces the protein MWNFASSLISGSVGLKNEYDSPKSIQPASEYSDDDTSMVSREERLECPICWESFNIVENVPYVLWCGHTLCKNCILGLQWAVVKFPTLPIQLPLFISCPWCNLLSLRLVYQGNLKFPRKNYFLLWMVESMNGDGVKSHSTVCGDHQPVWQIKDSLATVSQVSHGSLQREQICHPESPVSNQSHGNTSNYLSIETLHTSLRKSLLLFIHLTAKFPLIIIFLLIVLYAIPASAAILALYILITILFALPSFLTLYFAYPSLDWLVREIIN